A single region of the bacterium BMS3Abin14 genome encodes:
- the drrA_2 gene encoding daunorubicin/doxorubicin resistance ATP-binding protein DrrA, whose amino-acid sequence MPASSFLIPHTTLIFPKSPPEPVPSTVSRPILLSFLSMEDRSNIVVRTDKLTRTFGVLKAVDSLDLVIASGEIFGLLGPNGAGKTTTLSMLATLLKPTSGTAVVAGHDVVREKDQVRRLIGLVFQDPSTDEELTAWENMDFHGRLYAVPREIRKSRIPELLEMVDLADRSKDRVKTFSGGMKRRLEIARGFLHHPAVLFLDEPTTGLDPQTRRRIWDHILHINSSDGLTVLLTTHSMEEADALCGRVAIMDHGKMIALGSPRELKDGLGGDVISIETDGDEALCSALENEEWITAVRRHSGQVDISVTGGEGKIPAILHIADRAGVITRSITLKKPTLEDVFIHHTGRTIRDEGGNAVDRMRQRRKAFSR is encoded by the coding sequence GTGCCGGCCTCCTCGTTTTTGATCCCACATACCACATTGATCTTCCCGAAAAGTCCGCCTGAACCTGTTCCCTCTACCGTGAGCCGTCCTATTCTGCTATCCTTCCTTTCCATGGAAGACCGCTCTAACATCGTCGTGCGCACCGACAAATTGACCCGCACCTTCGGTGTCCTGAAGGCCGTGGATTCCCTCGATCTTGTCATCGCCTCCGGTGAGATCTTCGGCCTTCTGGGTCCCAACGGAGCGGGAAAGACCACCACCCTGTCCATGCTGGCCACTCTCCTCAAACCCACATCCGGGACCGCGGTGGTGGCCGGGCACGATGTGGTCAGGGAAAAGGACCAGGTCCGGCGTTTAATCGGCCTCGTATTCCAGGACCCGTCCACGGACGAGGAACTGACCGCATGGGAGAACATGGATTTTCACGGGCGCCTCTACGCCGTTCCACGGGAGATCCGTAAAAGCAGGATTCCGGAACTTCTTGAGATGGTGGACCTGGCTGACAGGTCAAAAGACAGGGTCAAAACCTTTTCCGGAGGGATGAAGCGCAGGCTCGAGATCGCCCGGGGGTTTCTCCACCACCCGGCGGTTCTTTTCCTGGACGAACCCACCACCGGCCTGGATCCCCAGACCCGCAGAAGAATATGGGATCACATCCTTCACATCAACAGCTCCGACGGGTTGACCGTACTTCTCACCACCCACTCCATGGAGGAAGCCGATGCCCTGTGCGGGCGTGTCGCCATCATGGACCACGGAAAGATGATCGCGCTCGGTTCACCCCGGGAACTGAAGGACGGCCTGGGGGGGGATGTCATCAGCATCGAGACCGACGGCGATGAGGCGCTGTGTTCGGCTCTCGAAAACGAGGAGTGGATCACAGCCGTCAGACGCCACAGCGGTCAGGTTGACATCAGCGTAACCGGGGGCGAAGGCAAAATCCCGGCCATCCTCCACATTGCGGACAGGGCCGGCGTCATAACCCGATCCATTACGCTTAAGAAGCCCACACTCGAGGACGTCTTCATCCACCACACGGGCAGGACCATCCGGGACGAGGGGGGAAACGCCGTGGACCGGATGCGCCAGCGCCGGAAGGCCTTTTCCAGATGA
- the yadH_2 gene encoding inner membrane transport permease YadH, translated as MKRLLTATATIWQREVIRYLRSPSRIIGSLGMPFFFLAFLGMGLQSAFSIRPGGERYLDYIAPGIVGMVLLFSSTVAGISVIWDRQFGFLKEMLVAPIPRLAIVLGRTAGGTTTASFQAILFLAIAFVLGVRLPSFTGFLWALAFMALIGISFTSLGVAMASRMEDPHGFQLIFNFLIMPIFFLSGALFPVTGLPVFLKVLAYANPLTYGVDGLRWALLGTSAIGPVVDLAVLGAVSAVLLTLGAMLFRGAEL; from the coding sequence ATGAAGCGGCTGCTCACCGCCACCGCCACCATCTGGCAGCGGGAGGTCATCCGCTACCTGCGCTCGCCGTCGCGGATCATCGGAAGCCTGGGAATGCCGTTTTTCTTCCTGGCCTTCCTGGGCATGGGGCTCCAGTCCGCCTTCTCCATAAGACCGGGCGGGGAACGCTACCTGGACTACATCGCCCCGGGCATCGTGGGCATGGTCCTTCTCTTCTCATCCACCGTGGCCGGCATCTCGGTCATCTGGGACCGGCAGTTCGGCTTTCTCAAGGAGATGCTCGTCGCTCCCATCCCAAGGCTTGCCATTGTCCTGGGACGCACGGCGGGGGGGACCACAACCGCATCCTTTCAGGCCATCCTTTTTCTCGCCATCGCTTTCGTCCTGGGGGTGCGCCTGCCGTCCTTCACCGGTTTCCTCTGGGCCCTCGCCTTCATGGCGCTCATCGGGATCTCCTTTACCAGCCTGGGCGTGGCCATGGCATCCCGCATGGAGGACCCCCACGGTTTCCAGCTCATCTTCAACTTCCTCATCATGCCCATCTTCTTCCTGTCCGGGGCCCTTTTCCCCGTCACCGGCCTTCCCGTTTTCCTGAAGGTTCTGGCCTACGCAAACCCCCTGACCTACGGGGTCGACGGCTTGAGATGGGCGCTTCTGGGCACATCCGCCATCGGCCCGGTTGTGGACCTGGCGGTGTTGGGAGCGGTCTCCGCCGTGCTCCTGACGCTCGGGGCGATGCTGTTCAGGGGCGCGGAGCTTTAA